A stretch of Primulina tabacum isolate GXHZ01 chromosome 13, ASM2559414v2, whole genome shotgun sequence DNA encodes these proteins:
- the LOC142521736 gene encoding aldehyde dehydrogenase-like produces MDAEAVVKELRATYSGGKTKSLEWRVSQLKALLKITEHHEEEIVQALRSDLNKPEFEAFVHEISAISTACKFALKELHRWMMPEKVKTSMTTFPSKAEIVSEPLGVVLVISAWNYPFLLSLDPVIGAIAAGNAVVLKPSEIAPATSSVLAKLLGEYMDTSAVKVIEGAVSETSALLEQKWDKIFYTGNGKVGRIVLAAAAKNLTPVVLELGGKCPTVVDTNIELKVAARRIISGKWGCNSGQTCVSPDYIITTKDYAPKLINALTCELEKFYGKDPLQSKDLSAIVNSNHFDRLARLINDEKVSGKIVHGGQQDKANLKISPTIMLDVPADSLIMSDEIFGPLLPILTVDKIEDSISEINARAKPLAAYVFTNDKRLKEEFIKNVSAGGLLVNDTTLHLAVSSLPFGGVGESGMGAYHGKFSFDAFTHKKAVLQRSFAGDLAARYPPYTTKKLKLLKALLKGDIIGIFRVLIGW; encoded by the exons ATGGATGCGGAAGCAGTGGTGAAGGAGCTGAGAGCCACCTATTCCGGCGGGAAGACCAAGAGTTTGGAGTGGCGGGTTTCCCAGTTGAAGGCCCTTTTGAAGATTACAGAGCATCATGAAGAGGAGATCGTCCAGGCTCTGCGTTCTGATCTGAATAAGCCAGAATTTGAGGCCTTTGTTCATGAG ATTTCTGCAATATCAACAGCATGCAAGTTCGCTTTAAAAGAATTGCACCGATGGATGATGCCGGAAAAA GTGAAAACCTCCATGACTACCTTTCCTTCGAAAGCTGAGATAGTATCGGAACCTTTGGGTGTCGTGTTAGTTATATCAGCTTGGAACTATCCATTTT TGCTATCTCTTGATCCGGTGATTGGAGCTATTGCAGCTGGCAATGCTGTCGTATTAAAACCATCTGAAATTGCCCCTGCCACATCATCAGTGCTTGCAAAACTTCTTGGGGAGTATATGGATACTTCAGCAGTTAAAGTTATTGAGGGCGCTGTGTCCGAAACCAGTGCATTACTTGAGCAAAAATGGGACAAAATATTTTACACAG GGAACGGTAAGGTGGGACGCATTGTGTTAGCTGCAGCGGCAAAGAATCTTACACCTGTGGTTTTGGAGCTTGGTGGGAAATGTCCAACCGTTGTTGATACAAACATCGAATTAAAA GTTGCTGCTAGACGTATCATTTCAGGCAAGTGGGGGTGCAATAGCGGACAAACCTGTGTTTCTCCTGATTACATAATAACTACAAAAGATTATGCCCCAAAACTG ATAAATGCTCTTACATGTGAGCTTGAAAAATTCTATGGAAAGGATCCTCTGCAATCGAAAGACTTGTCAGCCATAGTAAATTCTAACCATTTTGATCGCTTAGCAAGGTTGATAAATGATGAGAAGGTCTCTGGTAAGATCGTTCATGGAGGTCAACAGGATAAAGCCAATCT CAAGATTTCTCCCACTATAATGTTGGATGTGCCAGCTGATTCTCTGATCATGAGCGATGAGATATTTGGCCCTTTACTTCCTATACTCACG GTCGACAAAATTGAAGACAGTATAAGTGAGATTAATGCCAGAGCCAAGCCACTTGCTGCATATGTATTTACAAATGACAAAAGGCTGAAAGAGGAGTTCATAAAAAACGTCTCTGCAGGGGGTCTGCTCGTTAACGACACTACTCTACAT CTTGCAGTGTCCAGTTTGCCGTTTGGAGGAGTGGGAGAAAGTGGAATGGGAGCATACCATGGGAAATTCTCTTTCGATGCTTTCACCCATAAGAAGGCCGTTTTACAACGTAGTTTTGCTGGGGATTTAGCTGCTAGATACCCTCCATACACTACTAAGAAGCTAAAATTGCTCAAGGCTCTGTTGAAGGGAGATATCATTGGTATTTTTCGAGTTTTGATTGGTTGGTAA